The DNA sequence AAGAGTAATGGAAATCATGGAGTGCTTTTATATTAAGACACCCAAGAGAGTGCGGCTCATTTCTTAATAAATTGTGATATTTCAGTTATTGATTTAGAAAAATTGCTTTTGTTCTCAAAGTTTATGAAAACTTCTCTGAATATGCAAGCATGAAAGAAATTTAAAGCATCTGAGCTTGACTCATGCTACTTAATATCTAAAATATGCCATCCGAAGTTTATTAAGCAGTAAACATATGTAACTCATGGAAATAGTTGGACTTGTGTCACAAATTGTGCAGTTCTCAAAATTGAAAGcgttgtttcttttttaaaacaccaATTAATATGACTTTTATGTTTTTAGGTTGCATTGGATGAAGCCACAGATGAATTTGCACCCTACTTCAACAGACAAACAGTTCCAAAGATTCTTATTACAACTTCTGACAGGCCCCGAGGGGTAAAAATACATTCTTAAAACTGTTGGTAAAAGGATCCTGTATTTTGCCATTAGAATATTGTGGGGTGATTACTTTTGTTTAAATGGCTTTCATTTTCAAATTAGGATAAGTTTGTCTGTACCCAGAGCTTGGCACTTGTCTTCCTGCAAGTTGCAGAAAGGACAGCACAGAAATTTGTGAAGTCTACCTGTCTTCTAACAAGGGCTAGCATTCCTAGTTCAGCACAGCCCAGGTGGTAGCCTTGCATCTTACATGTTGTGCAAATCATAAAGTATATGCTACAAAGAAATGTCCATAAACCTGAAGTATGCATTTCCTCTTCATAAGACTTACATTGCATTGTGTTTGAAAAACAGCAGTCCTTTAAGCAGCAGTTGTGGTTTTGCTGGAAGGTTGGCTCCAATAGGTTTGAACTGAATAGTTAAGTGACTCAGTAGTGGAGTCGTCATGATGATTGCCATGAGGATTTATCCATTGTATTATCAGGATATAAGTCTTCTGCATAAACTCTTTTTACAGAGAACAGTGAGATTCTGTGAACAGTTATCAAAGTGCATCCCAAATTCACATGTTTACTATCGAAGAGGACTAGCTCTTAAAAGAATTATTCCACAATGTATGTCAAGGGACTTCACAGACCTGATTGTCATCAATGAAGATCGAAAAACACCAAGTATCCTTCCTCAGACAGCAGTCTTTCTCTGATAGCTTCTAATTTAATTTAGGTATAGTGGATGTGATTTAACAATAACTGCACCATTTACAGAGAACAGCATTTTAGTGGTTTGTAGATACATAATTTTTACTTCATAATATTTCAACCACAGCAGCTTCACATTAAATACAGAACAGCACTTAATGTACTTTAAAAAATTGTTGTTCTGTGAaaatttattttacatttttaaaaactggggaCTTGCAAGACTTATGTGGGGTAAGAATTCCATGCCTCATCCTGTTCTCCACTTCCTCTGTGTTCCCAGCCCTTCTGTCCCCACCCAAGTCATGAATTTCTATCTTTCCAGCCTTTCCCCTTGCTGTTTCTGACTCATCTTCCCCATCCTTCCTGTACTCACCTGTACTGCTTTTTCCTTGGCCCCCCTCGAAGACTTCTGCCTCTATCACGTGTTTGTTATTGTTAAACACAcagctctttttgtagaaaaagtccagcaggaactcatttgcatattaggccacacaccctgatggcaccattgtttcacaaggctttttgtataaaaagcccagcaggaacttatttgcataataggccacagacccctgccaccaagccagccagaactgcgttcctgctcaaaaaaagccctggttaaacaaCCCTCAGAATGCTGGCTGAGATCTCATGATACATCTTAACTAGatttcacgcccccccccccctgtaaacTTGGATTATGAGGATTTTTCAAAGTCccttccccttttaattttttttctttgaaccTGGAGTTTCTTCTGGGTTTGTAAAAAAATTCCCCATCTGTACAGGACCCTGTTGTGCAGATGTTTTGATTGACAATCTAGTGCCATTGTTATTAAATGCTTTATATTGAACATTGAAGTGTATGCCTTAACTCTCTTGGAATAGATGGGCTTGTGTTAAGTCATTTGCCTGATGGTCCAACTGCTCATTTTAAGATGAGTAGTGTTCGTCTACGTAAAGAAATAAAGGTGAGTTTATAGCCCCGACTCAGCTTGGAAGCCTAGCAGGGTTGGCTGGGGTAGTATGCAGAGAAaggtaatggcaagccacctctgttcatctcttgtcttgaaaaactCTCAATTCAGGGATTGCCATGAGTtggttgtgatttgatggcacacaATTCCCACTGGCACAGTACTCCTGCTTCTGTAATTGTTAAGTTTAATGTTTAAGGCAACATTTTGTCATTTGTTCTAGCGAAAAGGAAAAACTCCCACAGAACACCAGCCTGAAGTAATTCTGAATAACTTTACAACTCGATTAGGACATTCTGTTGGTCGTATGTTTGCTTCTCTCTTCCCTCATGATCCTCAGTTTGTTGGTAGACAGGTGGCAACATTTCACAATCAGAGGGACTATATCTTTTTTAGATTTCATAGGTGAGTATTTGAAACTATGTTGTTGCTGCAGTTCTAATTAGCTCATGCCTCCACTAATTTTGCTCATCTTGTTTCAAAGATACATCTTTAAAAATGAGAAAAAAGTAGCAATTCAAGAACTTGGCCCACGTTTTACCCTGAAATTGAGGTCTCTTCAAAAAGGAACATTTGATTCCAAGTTTGGAGAATATGAATGGATTCATAAGGTATTATATTCTAACAATCTTTTAGCAGAGCAAATTTCTGTAGATTTATAAAATTTGGTTGTACACTAAGGTGTGCAGTAGATATTTCACTCAACACTGCAGAATACTGAAATTCCTTGCACAGTACTACTAAAAATTTGATCTCACCATAGTGTTGAAATTCTCTTCATTCTTAGATTTATATCTACTTGTATATTTTTACCATGCTTATATTGCTTTAGAATGGTTATGATGTCACTCATTCACAAACTATGCAGTGGAAAGTTGTTAGAATTATGCTGCTAGCTCACATTTCCAGAGatgatacccagggctttttttttttgtagaaaaaacccagcaggaacttatttacatattaggccacaccccctgacaccaagccagccaaaactgttcctgtgtattcctgctaaaaaaaaaagtcctgatgataCCAAACTGCTATTTATGGTGGGCTCTGCGAACACACAGTATATCTAAAATACCTCAAAAATATCTTGGCCTGCACTCTTCAGTGACATACTAATTAGCTATCAGATTGAAGTGATTCTGTCATTTTAGGCAAGGGCCATTTTAGGCACATCCAGGCCAATTTGAGTTTGCTGTGAAGCAGCTACTCTGCCTTGAACACTTTTATCTCACTCTTCctgttttcacaacaaccctgggagggaAGGGTAGACTGATTGAAACTTGctgtggcccaaggtcacccagcaagtttcatggcagagtatggatttgaacctggacatCCAGATCCTAGATGGCACTGCCACTCCATACTGGCTCTCATCTACTATACTGAGAAGTAAGCTAAGCACGTACATATAAAATAATTATTTCATAAACAGTAACAGTCAGTTTTGTATATACACATGCATGATTTTAAAAACATGTAGTAGTCTCAAATTACTGGTTCTGTACCAACCAGCTTCCCTTAATTTGTTTATTTCTCTAAAtgtatagtccgccctttcctaTAGTGGGCTCAAACATTCTAGATAATGTATCTAGTTTTAAGAACTTGGGCATATCACTATTAACGTGGCTCttttacagtattttttttttattttccagcGCCGTGAAATGGACACAAGTCGAAGAAAATTCCACCTGTAAAAAAGCATCTACAGCAGCACATGAGAAACATGGAGCAGTTCATTGTCTCCTGAATTGCTGATAGAGAGCATGGTCAGTCTGCTCTTATGGTGCAATAGAACATCTGCAGAAAATGGCTCCATATTGATCAACAATTAAACTGCTCTACAGCCCTACACATGCTATTGTTTATAGATGGCAGATCTTACTGTATGTTTCAGTGGTAACCAACTGCATTATCTGCTAGGAATTTGTCCTTCTTTGCTTAGGAATTCTTCACAGAGATGGCACAGCAGTTCATAAtcctttaaaacaattttctatTGTGCTTTCTCTCTGAAATGGACAGTCTTCACAACTATAGTTGTGTTCCTATGAGTTGTGACTGAGTTGCTTATCAAAAAAAGGTGAAATAATAAACCTCTTGAGTTTTTTCTCTCCCAGACAATTCTAGGAGGAGGGGTTTCATTGGAAGTTTTACAGTGATCTCCTTTCAgtgttttttgttgttctcttGCATGTCAAAATACTTACAGCTATTTCATATAAGCAGTCAGGAAAGCCAGGTTACAAGTAACTTGAGAAATGCAGAATGATTTCTATAGGGAAGAATACAAATGTGGAGTTTCAGTTTCTTCATACCTCCCTTGACTATAAATGAATTGCATCCCTGTGGTTAATGTACTAAGTAAAAACTAGTTAGTAATTCCATTTTTACAGCTTCTAACTGAAGGCTGCTTAGATAAGgtagaaccaggcctcagattcagtgggctaGAACTATAACCAAAAACCTTTAATAAGCAGTAAGGGCAGATGAACAGTTATACAAAATTAAATGTTATCTGAATAATACTTTTACAAGTGCAGGATAACGCCTCTATGCTTTGTTAGTTGTTTACTATGATTATATTATGGAGTTACAGTTCAATTCAACTTCATTCTTTTGTACCACAGTTCTATACCATGAGATTTGCAAATACTGGTATTTTTAAAGAgatcttcccttcctcctttttgCTGGAGGCCAGCAGAAGGGAGGAGagatcttgcaaaagccatttaaagggaacacttggaagtggggggaggggggcagaaacaAGCCATTTTAGCAATTCCTCCTGCTCCCCCGCTTCCCATCACAAACCTATGAGACCACGTGGAGGGTCATGGATAGGGGGTGATCACAAACCTCCAGTTTGCAAACCAAGAACAGgtggtttgtgcccatttctATAGATGTTAAAGTTCTTGAAATGATGAGCTGGACCCTTACTGGAAATCTTAATGAAGTGTGAATCATGATTCTTTAACCACAGACATTTTCTACTAAAATCAAAATCATTAACTCTTTATTGTTGAATATAAAACTGATTGCCTCATCATACAGAAGTTATTCCAACTAACATACAATTTGTTCATGGAGGTAGATTGTAGTAGGTTTGACAGCAGTAACAGTATTACTAGCACTAAGTTGGCACATTAAGGTGAAATTCCCGTACAAGTTCCAATCCACTCTTCGTTTCCATATTCACCATACACACAGATATGAAAATCTTTAGATGATCTACAAAAACAGACAAAAGTGACTGGTGACTCACCTTGGAAAACAATCTTTTAGGTGTTCACTGTACATGAGAATTTTACCAGAGTTTATATGCTACATTAATTGGTTTGGGATATTTATAATTACAAACCAGATCCCTACAAAAGAGGCATTCCTTCAGATTTAACTGAGAAGCTAACTGACATTACTACTGTAAACTACTTCCAGCATTATTAATCTTCAATACTTGCAGAAAATTCTTAATCTTTAAACAAAAGGTAAAATAAGCTGAAACTATCTTTTTTAAGAATCCTATCAaactgaaaaggaggaggaaagcatGCATAGGGTATGAAAGCTGTATTAACTGCTCATTTCAGGGATAGTGTAAGAGAACTCAAATAATGCAATTTGGTTTAGAAAAGAACTTACCCTGAAGACACCCAGTCAGAGAAAAGAACAAACTTTTGGAGGTCTAAATGGATTTGTACTTGAAGAAACTCCTGTTAATAGGGGATCATGATGTGCATTCTGCAGACAGAACTGCTTTAAGTCAGTTGCAGCTTGGGAAACCTACAACAGAATAAATCCACATTCCTAGTAAAATAGCCAGTTTCACTGGACAGTAAAACTAACCCAGTAGTACCATGGAAGTTTGTtgtgtgaccttaggccagtcatttAGCTGCTAATCATGGCAGCAGATGAGAcataataaatacaaaaaaattcaCATCAGGGAAGATATAGTCATGCTGGAGGAAGGCCAGAGAAATGGGGCCTCTAATGATTGAAGGATTTTTATTCTCTGTCCAGAGCCTCTACCATAGGGCTGGTGAAatgactgttttgcaggccctgtggaactatgACAAGTGTCACAAGGCTAGAAGAGTGTCTCAGCTAGAAGTGTTCTACCAAACTAGTGCCAGGATGGAGAAGGCTCTGGCTGAGGCTAATCAAACATTTCTTGGCCCAGCAACCATCAATAGGTCTTTCTTCTGAGTGTAATACTCTTGGAAAGGGTGAGGGTAATGTGCAccattattatattatataattaaaTTGCTATTCTCAACAGTCTAATAGGGTTGCCACACTGATAGATAGGTGCTTTTAGCTACAATGGTAGCTTTATCAGTGGACATCAAAAAGTAGCACTGGAGGCTGGGTCAGCACTGTACAGGTTGTGAAGTTTTAAAGCATTAAAAATgcatatataattttaaaaagtctctgGAATGTTAATTGAAAAGACCCTGCTTCCACATGTTTTGCAAAGTGCAGAGTATGTGGAAAGAACCTCATGAGGTTCCTCTAATACAGCTGCCCCTAAAAAATCTCAGTATTTTAAAAAGTACTTGCCTTGGATCATACTTTTTCTGTAATGTTAAAATGCTTTTAGCTCTCTAGCAACCTGAAGCTAAAAAAAGCTAAAAGTCACACAAGAGTGTAACAATAGTTTATCTGCTATGAATGTTGAAGGCTTCTGGTTCGAAGTTTAGCATCTCAGCAGTTgtaccatagaatcatagcgttggaagggatctctagggtcatctagtccaaccccctgcacaatgcaggaaactcacaaacacttccccttaaattcacagaatcttcattgttgtcagatggccatctagcctctgtttaaaaacctccaaggaaggagagcccaccacctgaggaagcctgttccactgaggaatcgctctaatggtcaggaagtttctcctaatgttgagccggaaactcttgatttaatttcaacccattggttctggtcctaccttccggggccaaagaaaacaattccacaccatcctctatgtgacagcccttcaggtacttgaagatggtgatcataccacctctcagccacctcctctccaggctaaacatctccagcgccttcaaactttcctcataggacttggtctccggacccctcaccatcttcgtcgccctcctctggacctgttccagcttgtctatatccttgaaatgtggtgcccaaaactgaacacaatactccaggtgaggtcttaccagagcagagtaaagtgataccatcacatcacgtgatctggacactatacttctgttgatacagcccaaaattgcatttgcctttttagtcaccgcatcacactgctgactcatgttcactgGTCTCTACGTAAGAATTACTAAACAGTGACAGACACCTTAAAAGAAAACACGGTATTTCTACATCTACAATTCAGAAATAACAGTACTGCCTTTGCCaagcccctgcttagctttcttCTTTGGGACTGACATACTTCCCTATTTTGTGGCCAGGGCGGACTCCCAAACTGGGTTGTCGTAGATCTCTTTTATGCATTCTCACCCCCGCCAGCCACATCCTCAGTTGCAGAAAGAACATCAACGCAACCCGTATCTTCAAACCATTTTAAAGGGGAAACAGAATTCAGTGTGCCTGGGAAGCTTCAATTTTGGGTGGGCGCACAATcgcttaatcccccccccccccgcccaacgtATAACGGGCAGAGCAGCTGAAAGATGCTGGGGAGGATGAAAAGGCACTCTGCAAACATACTTCAAAATTACTCCTTCACTCTTGTACAAAGCAACACCGACTCCTGGCATGGGCTACAGAAACCAACTTAAGTGCTCCTCCGGGGCAGCGTAATGGCGGCCAAGCTACCCAGGGCCCCAACCTCTTCCGCTCCCTCTCACCTTCATGCGACTCACGCTGGCCTCGAGGCGCAGCTGCTGCACCACTTTTTTCATGGCCACGACGCTGGAAGAGCCGGACATGTTGAGGAAGGGTCGCTGCCGAATAAACAACAGCGCCAGACGGCTAAGGCAGGCTTCCCGAAAACTTTCCACCAAGTTTCCGGCGCTTTGCAAAATCCCCTGTAAGGCGCCTGCGCAGCCACTTCTCTCattgattggggagggggggatttttgAAGGGCCAAAACTAATTTAATCGGAAGATA is a window from the Heteronotia binoei isolate CCM8104 ecotype False Entrance Well chromosome 2, APGP_CSIRO_Hbin_v1, whole genome shotgun sequence genome containing:
- the RPF1 gene encoding ribosome production factor 1, producing MTPEKDGEWFKVRDCGDCMAENVGGKERKSQKAQHNAKKVEEVGSPGDGEGAPVEHGQVLFPPSFSVSEIKNKQRRHFMFLRWKQQQRKEKLALKKKRKKEREALGDKAPPKPVPKTIENQRVYDETTVDPSDEEVALDEATDEFAPYFNRQTVPKILITTSDRPRGRTVRFCEQLSKCIPNSHVYYRRGLALKRIIPQCMSRDFTDLIVINEDRKTPNGLVLSHLPDGPTAHFKMSSVRLRKEIKRKGKTPTEHQPEVILNNFTTRLGHSVGRMFASLFPHDPQFVGRQVATFHNQRDYIFFRFHRYIFKNEKKVAIQELGPRFTLKLRSLQKGTFDSKFGEYEWIHKRREMDTSRRKFHL
- the GNG5 gene encoding guanine nucleotide-binding protein G(I)/G(S)/G(O) subunit gamma-5 isoform X1 yields the protein MSGSSSVVAMKKVVQQLRLEASVSRMKVSQAATDLKQFCLQNAHHDPLLTGVSSSTNPFRPPKVCSFL
- the GNG5 gene encoding guanine nucleotide-binding protein G(I)/G(S)/G(O) subunit gamma-5 isoform X2 → MSSSSSVVAMTKVVQQLRLEASMSRVKVSQAATDLKQFCLQNAHHDPLLTGVSSSTNPFRPPKVCSFL